Proteins from a single region of Salinibacter grassmerensis:
- a CDS encoding HAD family hydrolase: MLHPAHMIKLFITDIDGCLAAPYEAYDLTGLDTLRRLPDEADTAPALTICSGRSYPYVEAMTQALDLSTPVLFEAGGGQFDPVAAQTAWSPHLTDEVEAKLHAVERWFATECVPGTQISIDYAKRTQTGVVSPEVEEIQALQPRTEQFVAEETPGLHVFATDISVDVVPPGITKRDGVEWLADRLDLSLTEMAYIGDAETDLEALDAVGTSFAPANADATVRAQVDHVTEGTVLDGTLEAYRYCRAQNDS, from the coding sequence ATGCTCCACCCAGCCCACATGATCAAACTGTTCATCACCGACATCGACGGGTGCCTGGCCGCGCCCTACGAGGCGTACGACCTGACGGGGCTCGATACGCTCCGGCGGCTCCCGGACGAGGCGGACACGGCCCCGGCCCTCACCATCTGCTCGGGCCGGTCCTACCCGTACGTCGAGGCCATGACGCAGGCGCTCGACCTTAGCACCCCGGTGCTATTCGAGGCCGGTGGGGGGCAGTTCGATCCGGTGGCGGCCCAGACCGCCTGGAGCCCGCACCTCACCGACGAGGTGGAGGCCAAGCTCCACGCCGTGGAGCGCTGGTTCGCGACGGAGTGCGTCCCGGGCACCCAAATCTCGATCGACTACGCCAAGCGCACGCAGACCGGCGTCGTCTCGCCGGAGGTGGAAGAGATTCAGGCTCTGCAGCCCCGGACCGAGCAGTTCGTGGCCGAGGAGACGCCCGGCCTCCATGTCTTTGCGACCGACATTTCGGTGGACGTCGTCCCGCCCGGCATTACGAAGCGGGATGGGGTCGAGTGGCTGGCCGACCGCCTCGACCTATCGCTGACCGAGATGGCGTACATCGGCGACGCCGAGACCGACCTGGAGGCCCTCGACGCGGTGGGAACGTCGTTCGCCCCGGCCAACGCCGACGCGACGGTGCGGGCCCAGGTGGACCATGTCACGGAGGGGACGGTTCTTGACGGCACCCTGGAGGCCTACCGATACTGTCGGGCCCAGAACGACTCATAA
- a CDS encoding L,D-transpeptidase family protein, which produces MRTTGWVLLLAAGLASGLCSVAAQPSAPSDTTRTSASPRSPTPSPDVLEGRRGVFRSTPLFYVAGETATLHNRSGLNTPVTRLSMRTPVRRLSCEADWCRVRTDGGTTGYVAAEALSNMWIRVSKRERRIYVYRGAELVHAFQADMAYNSFADKKRNGGENRPDHWRTPEGTFYVVHKNPQSEFYKALVLNYPKVEDARRGLDAGLISRSQYEAIRQAQQEHRMPPMGTDLGGWIEIHGDGTGDATAWTQGCVAIRNAAMDVIWEQVRVGTPVLVE; this is translated from the coding sequence ATGCGCACGACAGGATGGGTGCTTCTTCTTGCCGCGGGACTGGCGAGCGGCCTGTGTTCGGTCGCCGCCCAACCGAGTGCCCCGTCCGACACGACGCGGACGTCCGCCTCGCCAAGATCGCCGACCCCGAGCCCGGACGTTCTCGAAGGGCGGAGGGGCGTATTCCGGTCGACGCCGCTGTTTTACGTGGCCGGGGAGACGGCGACCCTTCACAACCGCTCGGGCCTGAACACCCCGGTGACCCGGTTGTCGATGCGCACGCCCGTCCGACGCCTGTCGTGCGAGGCAGATTGGTGCCGGGTGCGGACCGACGGGGGCACGACCGGGTACGTTGCCGCCGAGGCCCTGTCCAACATGTGGATCCGCGTCTCGAAGAGGGAGCGGCGCATTTACGTGTACCGCGGGGCCGAGCTCGTCCACGCCTTCCAGGCGGACATGGCCTACAACTCCTTCGCCGACAAGAAGCGAAACGGTGGCGAGAACCGTCCCGACCACTGGCGCACGCCCGAAGGGACCTTCTACGTGGTCCACAAAAACCCGCAGAGCGAGTTCTACAAGGCCCTCGTGCTCAACTACCCGAAGGTAGAGGACGCACGCCGGGGGCTGGACGCGGGGCTCATCTCCCGCTCCCAGTACGAGGCGATCAGGCAGGCCCAGCAAGAGCACCGGATGCCGCCCATGGGCACGGACCTGGGCGGGTGGATTGAGATTCACGGCGACGGGACGGGGGACGCAACCGCCTGGACACAGGGATGCGTGGCCATCCGCAACGCGGCCATGGACGTGATCTGGGAGCAGGTGCGCGTCGGGACGCCGGTGCTCGTCGAGTGA
- a CDS encoding energy transducer TonB, with amino-acid sequence MFSTRNIATALVGVLFFFVVGCGGGSSPTAPPDGWQNSDMHWWAEGVDTSAVFINLDSLSGMGVENAKVQLSASGDVNQEQFQSAIKRSLLPLYRNNPMVVDSLFGKYATPQLEEVDLSGNVLQSNGELQSDLLNKNQKVAYEAITEYFREPQRDQSPDNITWPDSLRSEEYSGVVQLQVHLGVEGEGENATSRADAVEVLSGPHPTLNRIALKAATQATWKPAYVLEDGSWTPTESWVQFDIPFQMR; translated from the coding sequence ATGTTTTCGACCCGCAACATTGCCACAGCGCTCGTCGGCGTTCTTTTCTTTTTTGTCGTCGGGTGTGGTGGAGGCAGCAGCCCCACGGCGCCGCCGGACGGCTGGCAGAACTCGGACATGCACTGGTGGGCGGAGGGGGTAGACACCTCGGCGGTGTTCATTAACCTCGACAGCCTGTCCGGCATGGGCGTTGAAAACGCAAAGGTGCAACTGTCAGCGAGTGGTGACGTCAACCAGGAGCAGTTCCAGTCAGCAATTAAGCGCAGCCTCCTGCCGCTCTACCGCAACAACCCCATGGTCGTGGACTCCCTCTTCGGGAAGTACGCCACTCCGCAACTGGAGGAGGTGGACCTGAGCGGAAACGTTCTGCAGAGCAACGGAGAGTTGCAGTCGGACCTGCTGAACAAGAACCAGAAGGTGGCCTACGAGGCGATCACTGAGTACTTCCGTGAGCCCCAGCGGGATCAGTCGCCCGACAACATTACCTGGCCCGACAGCCTGCGGTCGGAGGAGTACTCCGGCGTTGTGCAGCTGCAGGTACACCTTGGCGTTGAGGGAGAGGGGGAAAATGCGACCTCCCGGGCCGACGCCGTGGAGGTGCTCTCGGGGCCGCACCCGACGCTCAACCGAATCGCCCTCAAAGCCGCTACGCAGGCCACGTGGAAGCCCGCCTACGTTCTGGAAGATGGCAGCTGGACCCCGACTGAGAGCTGGGTCCAGTTCGACATTCCGTTCCAGATGCGGTAG
- a CDS encoding NupC/NupG family nucleoside CNT transporter gives MSFPVALLRGLIGLTVFIGIAVLFSTNRKAINWRLVGMGIGLQLVFALLVLKTGPGEALFDTLATFFDTLLSFTYEGSEFIFGDLGNPDEGNNFAFQVLPTIIFFASLMGVLYHLRIVQPLVNGMGWIMQKTLRISGAESLGAAANVFIGQTEAPLAVKPYVEDMTRSEIMTLMTGGMATIAGGVLAAYIGFLGGDSPESRQLFAKHLLSASVMSAPAAIVMAKILVPETETPETSGGAEVQDTEEADNVIEAAANGASDGLRLALNVGAMLLAFLALIGTINAGFEWAGAPVVYGVELYNVNELVAQASGGRFDALSLEAVFGFLFAPLAWAMGVGTADILQFGTLLGEKVAVNEFVAYASLRDLQGAISERSTIIGTYALCGFANFSSIAIQIGGIGSIAPSRKSEIAALGLRAVLGGALASWLTATVAGVLVA, from the coding sequence ATGTCGTTTCCCGTCGCCCTGCTTCGCGGCCTCATCGGCCTGACCGTCTTCATCGGCATCGCCGTGCTGTTCTCCACCAACCGCAAGGCCATCAACTGGCGGCTCGTGGGCATGGGCATCGGGCTGCAGCTCGTCTTCGCCCTCCTCGTGCTGAAGACCGGTCCGGGGGAGGCCCTGTTCGACACCCTCGCCACCTTCTTCGACACGCTGCTGTCGTTCACGTACGAGGGATCGGAGTTTATTTTTGGCGACCTGGGCAACCCGGACGAGGGCAACAACTTTGCCTTCCAGGTGCTGCCGACGATCATCTTTTTCGCCTCGCTGATGGGGGTGCTCTACCACCTGCGCATCGTGCAGCCGCTCGTGAACGGCATGGGATGGATCATGCAAAAAACCCTGCGCATCTCCGGGGCCGAGTCGCTGGGCGCGGCGGCAAACGTCTTCATCGGGCAGACCGAGGCGCCCCTGGCCGTGAAGCCCTACGTGGAGGACATGACGCGCAGTGAGATCATGACGCTCATGACGGGCGGCATGGCCACCATTGCGGGTGGGGTGCTGGCCGCCTACATCGGGTTCCTGGGCGGGGACTCGCCCGAGTCGCGGCAGCTTTTCGCGAAGCATCTCCTGTCGGCGTCGGTGATGAGCGCGCCCGCGGCGATCGTGATGGCGAAAATTTTGGTGCCGGAGACCGAAACCCCTGAGACCAGCGGCGGGGCCGAAGTGCAGGACACGGAGGAGGCGGACAACGTCATCGAGGCCGCCGCCAACGGCGCATCCGACGGCCTGCGCCTCGCCCTCAACGTGGGCGCCATGCTGCTCGCCTTTCTGGCCCTCATCGGCACCATCAACGCCGGGTTCGAGTGGGCGGGGGCGCCGGTGGTGTACGGCGTTGAGCTCTACAACGTGAATGAGCTCGTGGCGCAGGCGTCCGGCGGCCGCTTCGACGCGCTCTCGTTGGAGGCGGTGTTCGGGTTCCTCTTCGCCCCGCTGGCGTGGGCGATGGGCGTGGGGACGGCCGACATCCTGCAGTTCGGCACCCTGCTCGGCGAGAAGGTGGCCGTGAACGAGTTCGTGGCCTACGCCTCGCTGCGCGACCTCCAGGGGGCCATCAGCGAGCGGTCCACGATTATCGGCACGTACGCCCTGTGCGGATTTGCCAACTTCTCGTCCATCGCAATTCAGATCGGCGGCATTGGGAGCATCGCGCCCTCGCGCAAGAGCGAGATCGCGGCACTCGGCCTGCGGGCCGTGCTCGGGGGCGCGCTCGCCTCGTGGCTCACCGCCACGGTCGCCGGTGTCCTCGTGGCCTAG
- a CDS encoding M1 family metallopeptidase — translation MRLRPRLLTSVLVAALVPMLWGTALAQQSPDQVPEHNLESFEPVDFPDPNRYRDADGSPGRAYWQNAADYQIDVALDTASNRVTGTETITYTNNAPEALERLWVQLEQNYFKTGSRGNAAVPADARFGGFFEEAGYDLSNLQIQHGGETTTPDTLVDGTRMRVSLDTPLASGDSLQLSFDFAYTLPEDGADRHGRMQMEDGTVYQFAQWYPRMYVYDDVNGWNPLPYLGQGEYYLEYGTFNVNITVPRNMIVGGTGRLQNPDEVLTETQRERLAEARQSREPVMIIDSTEVGAPNTRPEGEGRLTWRYEADRVRDFAWAASSAFIWDAAQANAGDRTVLAQSLYPKEGLGTDQNPGWERSTAYTQHSVEFYSDFVAPYPYPNAINVAGRVQGMEYPQIVFCDVNSRGRSLFQVTDHEFGHAWFPMVVGSDERRWVWMDEGLNTFMNQYSALDFYGQGRVPPAKVMGGLSKYVTKQMDSPFGDQPIMTYADRIRDDALGFLAYLKPGYGLMVLREHVLGPERFDSAFKEYFDRWAYKHPKPADFFRTMEDVSGEDLDWFWRSWYYETDALDQAVDSVAPGDTTMVTVSQNEELMLPVTVQLTYEDGSTEQRRVPAEAFFTQDTNTLRVTDGPLQRIALDPNQILPDMNRGNNIWTPSDATESSTGSSSDSGR, via the coding sequence ATGCGTCTCCGTCCTCGCCTGCTCACCAGCGTCTTGGTTGCGGCGCTCGTCCCCATGCTGTGGGGCACGGCCCTCGCCCAGCAGTCCCCCGACCAGGTGCCCGAGCACAACCTTGAATCGTTCGAGCCGGTCGACTTTCCCGATCCGAACCGGTACCGGGACGCCGACGGCAGCCCTGGCCGCGCGTACTGGCAGAACGCCGCCGACTACCAGATCGACGTGGCGCTCGACACGGCCAGCAACCGGGTAACCGGGACCGAGACGATCACCTACACCAACAACGCCCCGGAGGCCCTGGAGCGGCTCTGGGTGCAGCTGGAGCAGAACTACTTCAAGACGGGCAGCCGCGGCAACGCCGCCGTGCCCGCCGACGCCCGCTTCGGAGGCTTCTTTGAGGAGGCCGGGTACGACCTCTCGAACCTCCAGATCCAGCACGGCGGCGAGACCACGACGCCCGACACGCTCGTCGACGGGACCCGGATGCGCGTGTCGCTCGACACCCCGCTCGCGTCCGGCGACAGCCTCCAGCTCTCGTTTGACTTCGCCTACACGCTTCCGGAGGACGGCGCCGACCGCCACGGCCGGATGCAAATGGAGGACGGCACCGTCTACCAGTTCGCCCAGTGGTACCCGCGGATGTACGTCTACGACGACGTCAACGGCTGGAACCCGCTTCCCTACCTGGGCCAGGGCGAGTACTACCTGGAGTACGGCACCTTCAACGTCAACATCACCGTGCCGCGCAACATGATCGTGGGCGGCACCGGGCGCCTCCAAAACCCCGACGAGGTGCTCACAGAGACGCAGCGCGAGCGGCTGGCCGAGGCGCGCCAGAGCCGTGAGCCGGTCATGATCATCGACAGCACGGAGGTGGGCGCCCCCAACACCCGCCCCGAGGGGGAGGGCCGCCTGACCTGGCGGTACGAGGCCGACCGGGTGCGCGACTTTGCGTGGGCGGCCTCCAGTGCCTTCATCTGGGACGCGGCGCAGGCCAACGCCGGGGACCGCACGGTGCTTGCCCAGTCGCTCTACCCGAAAGAGGGGCTCGGCACCGACCAGAACCCCGGCTGGGAGCGGTCGACCGCGTACACGCAGCACTCCGTCGAGTTTTACTCCGACTTCGTGGCGCCCTACCCCTACCCCAACGCGATCAACGTGGCCGGGCGGGTGCAGGGCATGGAGTACCCACAGATCGTGTTCTGCGACGTCAATTCGCGCGGCCGTTCCCTCTTCCAGGTCACCGACCACGAGTTCGGCCACGCCTGGTTTCCGATGGTCGTAGGGTCCGACGAGCGCCGCTGGGTCTGGATGGACGAGGGCCTCAACACCTTTATGAACCAGTACTCGGCGCTCGACTTCTACGGCCAGGGCCGGGTGCCGCCGGCGAAGGTGATGGGCGGCCTCTCGAAGTACGTGACGAAGCAGATGGACTCGCCCTTCGGGGATCAGCCGATCATGACGTACGCCGACCGCATTCGAGACGACGCCCTCGGGTTTCTCGCCTACCTGAAGCCGGGCTACGGCCTCATGGTGCTGCGCGAGCACGTGCTGGGGCCCGAGCGCTTCGACTCGGCCTTCAAGGAATACTTCGACCGTTGGGCCTACAAGCACCCGAAGCCCGCCGACTTTTTCCGCACCATGGAGGACGTGAGCGGCGAGGACCTGGACTGGTTCTGGCGCAGCTGGTACTACGAGACGGACGCACTGGACCAGGCCGTCGACTCGGTCGCCCCCGGCGACACGACGATGGTGACGGTCTCGCAGAACGAGGAGCTGATGCTGCCGGTGACGGTGCAGCTCACCTACGAGGACGGCTCTACGGAGCAGCGGCGGGTCCCCGCCGAGGCCTTTTTCACGCAGGACACCAACACCCTTCGCGTGACCGACGGCCCTCTGCAGCGCATCGCCCTCGACCCGAATCAGATTCTGCCGGACATGAACCGGGGCAACAACATTTGGACGCCGTCGGACGCCACAGAGTCGTCCACGGGGTCCTCTTCGGACTCGGGTCGCTAG
- a CDS encoding ATP-dependent helicase, with product MRRIPIRRSSSSTQVDPDPEAEQRILDGLNDKQREAVTTTEGPVMIIAGPGSGKTRALTHRIAYLLAAGKAQPRDILALTFTNKAANEMQERVESLVGDDARGMWVGTFHSSFARLLRIEGDKIGYSEDFSIYDTSDSKRLIRQQMKGRNLDTDVVKPRSVQRMISSAKNEMIDPQKYADLARGDQQEIVAEVYPAYERALKQANALDFDDLLLKPIDLFEQHEDVLEKYQNRWQYVHIDEYQDTNQAQYVLARKLSGGHSNLCVVGDDAQSIYAFRGADITNILNFDNDYPDATTIRLERNYRSTENIIRLADSIIEENDDQIEKSLWTDNAKGEYVALMEALSEKDEAQKIERRVRDLHLRDGMEYGDFAVLYRTNAQSRAIEEALRKENVPYRVIGGTSFYERKEIKDVLAYLKLLVNPNDTASLQRIINYPTRGIGDKTQERLQRYAQQQGLSLWQAVERVEEIETLGTRAERAVGTFRRLIARYASKAGTGSVPADELARDLIQDAGLLSELRKEHTRENLQRWENVQELISALAEYVESTEDATISTFLQEVALMTGQDEAEEGDDKVTLMTLHAAKGTEFPVVFVAGLEESLFPLEQATQEKAELEEERRLFYVGVTRAEERLYLSWARSRYRYGEQTSNTRSRFLEEVDSDVVRTEAGGELEQETDRFSAGNGSGGDQEYDEMDPHYYRQDLSGDRNSGGSSDGLRRIESTDGGGGRRVVYDEGQGNIVPGVRVEHQKFGQGKVQSVEGEGEKATAVVFFGADVGNKKLKLKYANLRVIG from the coding sequence ATGCGCCGCATTCCGATTCGCCGATCCTCGTCCTCGACCCAGGTCGACCCCGACCCGGAGGCCGAGCAGCGCATCCTCGACGGCCTCAACGACAAGCAGCGCGAGGCCGTGACGACCACCGAGGGGCCGGTCATGATCATTGCCGGGCCGGGCTCCGGCAAGACCCGCGCACTGACCCACCGCATCGCCTACCTGCTGGCCGCGGGCAAGGCGCAGCCGCGCGACATCCTGGCCCTCACCTTTACCAACAAGGCGGCGAACGAGATGCAGGAGCGTGTGGAGTCCCTCGTGGGCGACGACGCCCGTGGGATGTGGGTGGGCACCTTCCACTCCTCGTTCGCCCGGCTGCTGCGGATAGAGGGGGACAAGATCGGCTACTCGGAGGACTTTTCGATCTACGACACCTCCGACTCGAAGCGCCTCATCCGACAGCAGATGAAGGGGCGCAACCTCGACACCGACGTGGTGAAGCCGCGGTCGGTGCAGCGCATGATCTCCAGCGCCAAGAACGAAATGATCGACCCGCAGAAGTACGCGGACCTGGCGCGGGGCGACCAGCAGGAGATCGTCGCGGAGGTTTATCCCGCCTACGAGCGCGCCCTCAAGCAGGCCAACGCGCTCGACTTCGACGACCTGCTGCTCAAGCCGATCGATCTGTTCGAGCAGCACGAAGACGTCCTGGAGAAGTACCAGAACCGCTGGCAGTACGTCCACATCGATGAGTATCAGGACACGAACCAGGCGCAGTACGTCCTCGCCCGCAAGCTGTCCGGGGGCCACAGCAACCTCTGCGTGGTGGGCGACGACGCGCAGAGCATCTACGCCTTCCGCGGGGCCGACATCACCAACATCCTCAACTTCGACAACGACTACCCGGACGCCACCACGATCCGGCTGGAGCGCAACTACCGCTCCACCGAGAACATCATCCGCCTGGCCGACTCGATCATCGAGGAGAACGACGACCAGATTGAGAAGAGCCTGTGGACGGACAACGCGAAGGGGGAGTACGTGGCGCTCATGGAGGCGCTCAGCGAGAAGGACGAGGCGCAGAAGATTGAGCGCCGCGTCCGGGACCTGCACCTACGCGACGGGATGGAGTACGGCGACTTTGCGGTCCTCTACCGCACCAACGCGCAGAGCCGCGCCATTGAGGAGGCGCTGCGCAAGGAGAATGTGCCGTACCGCGTGATCGGGGGCACGTCCTTCTACGAGCGGAAGGAGATCAAGGACGTGCTCGCCTACTTAAAGCTGCTGGTGAACCCGAACGACACGGCCAGCCTGCAGCGCATCATCAACTACCCCACGCGTGGCATCGGCGACAAGACGCAGGAGCGCCTTCAGCGCTACGCCCAGCAGCAGGGCCTCTCGCTGTGGCAGGCCGTCGAGCGGGTGGAGGAGATCGAGACGCTGGGCACGCGGGCCGAGCGGGCGGTCGGCACGTTTCGGCGCCTCATCGCCCGCTACGCCTCGAAGGCGGGCACCGGCAGCGTGCCGGCCGACGAACTGGCGCGCGACCTGATCCAGGACGCCGGCCTCCTCAGCGAGCTGCGCAAGGAGCACACCCGCGAAAACCTGCAGCGCTGGGAGAACGTGCAGGAGCTGATCAGCGCGCTGGCCGAGTACGTCGAGTCTACCGAGGACGCCACCATCAGCACGTTCCTGCAGGAGGTGGCCCTCATGACCGGTCAGGACGAGGCCGAGGAGGGCGACGACAAGGTGACGCTGATGACGCTCCACGCCGCGAAGGGGACCGAATTCCCGGTCGTGTTCGTCGCGGGCCTGGAGGAGAGCCTCTTCCCGCTGGAGCAGGCGACCCAGGAGAAGGCGGAGCTGGAGGAGGAGCGGCGCCTCTTCTACGTCGGCGTCACGCGGGCGGAGGAGCGTCTCTATCTCAGCTGGGCGCGCAGCCGCTACCGCTACGGCGAGCAGACCTCCAACACGCGCAGCCGCTTCCTGGAGGAGGTCGACTCCGACGTGGTGCGCACCGAGGCGGGCGGTGAGCTGGAGCAGGAGACGGACCGCTTCTCCGCGGGCAACGGGTCCGGCGGCGATCAGGAGTACGACGAGATGGACCCGCACTACTACCGCCAGGACCTGAGCGGCGACCGCAACTCGGGCGGCTCATCGGATGGCCTCCGGCGCATCGAGTCGACCGACGGGGGCGGTGGGCGGCGCGTGGTCTACGACGAGGGCCAGGGCAACATCGTGCCCGGCGTCCGGGTGGAGCACCAGAAGTTTGGGCAGGGCAAGGTGCAGTCCGTCGAGGGTGAAGGTGAGAAGGCCACCGCGGTCGTGTTCTTCGGCGCGGACGTGGGAAACAAGAAGCTGAAGCTCAAATACGCGAACCTGCGGGTGATCGGGTAA
- a CDS encoding aminotransferase class IV: MTVYFNGSYMDRADVSVSPNDRGFVFGDGVYEVARAEDGALFRLDAHRRRLARSLEAIRITDIDTDVLWERVHGLLPRNGLDEGPAKVYLQITRGAAPRQHAFPDASTEPTVYARAAAHEPPLEKWRDGVKVILRPDQRWDRCDIKSLNYLPNVLANQAAQEAGAYEALLVRDGFVTEGSHSSVGAVFDGTVAVHPFTNRTLPGITREVVLELCEDLGMPVEKFPVAVDDLPDADELFLMGTTTGVMSIVQVDDWTVGDGTPGPVAQELLAAFRALEAG; the protein is encoded by the coding sequence ATGACGGTCTACTTCAACGGCAGCTACATGGACAGGGCGGACGTGTCCGTCTCCCCCAACGATCGGGGGTTCGTGTTCGGGGATGGGGTCTACGAGGTGGCCCGGGCCGAGGACGGCGCCCTCTTTCGGCTGGACGCCCACCGGCGGCGCCTCGCCCGCAGCCTGGAAGCGATCCGGATCACCGACATCGACACCGACGTCCTTTGGGAGCGCGTCCACGGGCTGCTGCCCCGAAACGGTCTTGACGAGGGTCCCGCAAAGGTGTACCTGCAGATCACGCGGGGGGCCGCGCCGCGACAGCACGCTTTTCCCGATGCCTCGACGGAGCCGACCGTCTACGCCCGCGCCGCGGCCCACGAGCCGCCGCTTGAGAAGTGGCGCGACGGCGTCAAGGTCATCCTGCGGCCCGACCAGCGCTGGGACCGCTGCGACATCAAGTCCCTCAACTACCTCCCCAACGTGCTCGCCAACCAGGCCGCCCAGGAGGCCGGGGCCTACGAGGCGCTCCTGGTCCGCGACGGGTTCGTGACGGAGGGCTCCCACTCCAGCGTGGGGGCCGTGTTCGACGGGACGGTCGCGGTCCACCCGTTCACCAACCGCACCCTGCCCGGGATCACGCGAGAGGTCGTGCTGGAGCTCTGCGAGGACCTCGGCATGCCCGTCGAGAAATTTCCGGTGGCCGTCGACGACCTGCCCGACGCCGATGAGCTCTTTCTGATGGGCACCACGACGGGCGTCATGTCCATCGTGCAGGTGGACGACTGGACGGTGGGCGACGGCACGCCCGGGCCGGTGGCGCAGGAGCTGCTGGCGGCGTTTCGGGCGCTGGAGGCGGGGTGA
- the pdxH gene encoding pyridoxamine 5'-phosphate oxidase, producing MSKLADLRQEYARAELSRDHVTDDPIEQFRAWFDEAEDAELEEPNAMTLATAATDGTPSARIVLLKGLDDRGFHFYTNYESRKGTDLSQNPHAALVFLWKPLERQVRIEGTVERLPAEESTEYFHRRPRGAQMGAWASPQSRVVDSRTEIEENLATVEAEYGEEDEIPRPSHWGGYVVRPTEIEFWQGRPNRLHDRLRYRRPAPADDWTLERLAP from the coding sequence ATGTCCAAGCTCGCTGATTTACGCCAGGAGTACGCCCGGGCCGAGCTCTCACGCGACCACGTGACCGACGACCCGATCGAGCAGTTTCGGGCCTGGTTCGACGAGGCCGAAGACGCGGAGCTGGAGGAGCCGAATGCCATGACGCTCGCCACCGCCGCCACGGATGGCACACCCTCCGCCCGCATCGTGCTGCTAAAGGGCCTCGACGACCGCGGCTTCCACTTCTACACGAACTACGAGAGCCGCAAGGGCACCGACCTGAGTCAAAACCCGCACGCGGCACTCGTCTTCCTGTGGAAGCCGCTCGAACGGCAGGTGCGCATCGAGGGCACCGTCGAGCGCCTGCCCGCCGAAGAGTCGACCGAGTACTTTCATCGCCGTCCCCGCGGGGCCCAGATGGGAGCTTGGGCCTCCCCCCAAAGCCGTGTGGTGGACAGCCGGACCGAAATCGAAGAGAACCTGGCTACCGTAGAGGCCGAATACGGAGAAGAGGACGAGATCCCCCGGCCCTCCCATTGGGGGGGTTACGTGGTACGCCCCACAGAGATCGAGTTCTGGCAGGGCCGTCCGAATCGCCTCCACGACCGCCTCCGCTACCGCCGCCCCGCCCCGGCGGACGACTGGACCCTCGAACGCCTTGCGCCCTGA
- a CDS encoding DUF429 domain-containing protein: protein MSSSTETDAWVVGADGFRDGWVVVLHRPRTGTTRCRTVDGADALFDLPEAPAVLGIDMVIGLPDRAVPGGRTCDQAARQLLGHPRGASVFSPPAHAALGAETYDEAQRRNHASGPDAPGLTKQAFYLLPKMRALADRMTPALQDRVREVHPELAFYAMNGDAPVEDSKHTEAGRAARTTLLAARGFPEVETVAAHLSGGPVGADDVLDAHAACWTARRIHEGTAERCPSQDASAPRNDRGLRMEIWR from the coding sequence ATGTCTTCCTCTACGGAAACCGACGCCTGGGTGGTCGGCGCGGACGGCTTTCGGGACGGCTGGGTCGTCGTCCTCCACCGCCCCCGCACCGGCACGACGCGGTGCCGCACCGTCGACGGCGCCGATGCCTTGTTCGACCTGCCCGAGGCCCCGGCCGTGCTTGGTATCGACATGGTAATTGGCCTGCCCGACCGGGCCGTTCCCGGCGGGCGCACGTGCGATCAGGCCGCCCGACAATTGCTGGGCCACCCGCGGGGTGCCAGTGTCTTCTCGCCCCCGGCGCATGCCGCCCTCGGGGCCGAGACCTACGACGAGGCCCAGCGCCGCAATCACGCCAGCGGCCCCGACGCCCCGGGCCTTACGAAGCAGGCGTTTTACCTCCTCCCCAAGATGCGGGCCCTGGCCGACCGCATGACGCCTGCCCTACAGGACCGCGTCCGTGAGGTGCACCCCGAGCTCGCCTTCTACGCGATGAACGGGGATGCGCCCGTCGAGGACAGCAAACACACCGAGGCGGGGCGGGCGGCCCGCACGACGCTCCTCGCCGCCCGCGGGTTTCCGGAGGTGGAGACGGTCGCCGCGCACCTGTCGGGCGGCCCGGTCGGCGCCGACGACGTGCTCGACGCCCACGCCGCGTGTTGGACAGCCCGCCGCATCCACGAGGGCACGGCCGAGCGGTGTCCGTCTCAGGATGCCTCCGCGCCGCGCAACGACCGCGGCCTGCGGATGGAGATCTGGCGGTAG